CGGATCAATGAATGGAAATTCGGGGCCGAGAAAGGCTACCCGGTGGCCCAGTGGTTCTATGCCCGATGCCTGGAAGCCGGCTATACCGTCAAGAAAAACGAGACTGAAGCTTTGGCCTTGTATCACAAGGCAGCGATCCAGGGCAATTCGGACGCTATGATCGCCATCGCGCGAATGCACGAGCAGGGTGTGGGAGTAGCTCAAAACTTTTCGGAGGCCTTCAACTGGTATTGCAAGGCCATTGAAGCGGGCAATAACACGGCGCTGTACAATTTGGGCTGCTGCTATGGCCGCGGCCGGGGTGTAAAAAAGGACGAACAGGAAGCGGTGAAGTGGATCCGCAAAGCGGCCGATTTGAATGTGCCGAAAGCCGTCTTCGCCATCGGCTGCATGTACGAGGAAGGAAGAGGGCTCACCAAAAATCTCACCGAGGCTTTCAAGTGGTTCTATAAAGCGGCGGAGTTGGGCTACACCGAAGCGATGACCCATATGGCCGAGAACTATTTATTTGGTCGCGGCCTTAAAAAGGACGAAAAAGAAGCTCTGCGCTGGTACCTGATGGCGGCGGAAGCAAACGACATCGATGCCATGCTGAGTGCGGCCGCGCTTTATCTGACTGGACCGGCCGACTTGAAAAATGAAAAAGAATCGGCGCGATGGTATCTTACGGCCGCAGAGTTGGGCAACGCCTCGGCCATGTTCAATCTCGGCTATATGTACACGATGGGATTCGGGGTACAACGCGACGAGAAGCAAGCCTACGCCTGGTACTATAAGGCAGCCGAGGCCAATCTGCCCCAGGCGATGTATGTGATCGGGGAAATGTTCTTTGAAGGCCATGGCTTTGAAAAAGACGACAAACTGGCGGCCCAGTGGTTTCTGAAAGCGGCGGAATTCAATCAGCCGGATGCGATGCTACGGTTGGGTCGAATGTACGATAACGGAATGGGTGGCTTACCCAAGGATGAGCAGGAAGCGCTGAAATGGTATGCAAAATCGGCGCTAGTCAAGGAACGCGCCCAGCGTGAAATCCGTGTTAATAATCAGTGAATTTTTCAGCTCTCGATGAGGATCGATCAGGCTTTTCGCCTGGCAAGTGTATCTTAGTCCCCGTACATTTTTCATTTCAATTGTCCCGGCCCTGCCTGTTTCAAGATATTAGGTTCTTCGCATCCGTCTGCACTTCCAAACCGCATAAAATGAAATCGAATGACCCGTCCGGTGTTTAAAAAGATAGAATCCTTACCCTCCAGGAGATAGATGATGTTTCATCGTTTTTTATTATTGACGAGCGTTTTTGCACTCGGTTGGTGCAGTTCCACTCGAGCGCAAACCAATACCGTACCTGCGGATGCGGCCATCTACGCCAAAATCAATGCCAAGCAATTTTTGGATAATCCCGTATTGAAACCGCTGCTGGAAACCATTTCCAAAGCGGATCCGGCTTTGTTAGCGGATTTTCAAAAACGCTATCCCGTAACCCCTTTGGATATCTCGGGAGTGACCGTTTTTGCTCTCGCCAATCCCAATCCTCAAGGCCCACCCATTCCATTCGGCCTGATCCATATGTCCAAGGATGTCGGCCCGGCTTCGGTGCTGGCACTGGTCGATCCGAAAGCACAGGCCAAGGCCGTGGGTGGCACAGCGTACTTCGAAAGCCAGGCCCTTCAGGCCGACATCCAATTCCTGGATAACCGGACGGTCCTCGTCGGTGCCGCCGGTACCTTGCAGATGCTGGCCCAACGGAAAGCCGGCAAAGGGGCGCTCGCCGAAATCATTGGGAAATCGGAGACACTTCCAGACTTCTTTTTCGCAATCGATGCCTCGATCATCCCCGCAGATGCCAAACAGGGCATTCCGCCCGATTTTCAGCCGATCGCCGCACTCAAGACTCTCCAGATCTCCGGCGATAGCAAAACGAATAATATGATCATTCAAATGAACTTCGCGAGCGAGGCTGCCACAAAGTCCGCTCATGAAGCTTTGTTGAAGGCAATTTCCGCAGGCCGATCGGAACTGGCGAAAGCAAAGCAGGAGATGATGAATCAGATGTCTCAGCAGGCCGCCAATCAACCGGCCGGACTCGAAGGTATGGCCACAGCCGTTGGTGGATTATTGGCCAGTGGCGGCTTCAACCAGATCGACGCTTTTCTAGCTAATCCGGGACTGGTCGTTAAAGGAGAGCAGATTACCAAAACGATCGAAATGCCCGATATGATGGGTATTAATGGAGCCACCATGCCGGTTTTAGTGGGACTGCTTCTGCCCGCCGTGCAGAAAGTTCGCGCTGCCGCCGGTCAGGCTCAGGGTACGAATAACGTCAAGCAGATGATTCTGGCCTTTCACAATTTCGAATCGGCCTATGGATTTTTCCCAAATGATATCTGCGACAAAAATGGCAAGCCACTCCTGAGCTGGCGGGTGGCCATTTTACCGTATATCGAGCAGGCGAATCTTTACAACCAATTTAAATTAGATGAACCCTGGGACAGCGAACATAACAAGCCACTTTCCGAAATCGTAGTCAAAATTTTCTGCAATCCGAATGACCCCGATGTCGGCCCAAAGACTCATTATCAGGTCTTCACCGGCAAGGATACCTGCTTCGTACCCGGCAAGAAATTGAACATTACCAACATCACCGATGGCACATCCAATACCGGTATTGTTTTCGAAGCCAAGGAAGCGGTCGTCTGGACCAAACCCGGAGATATCGCTTACAGCCCGAAGATGGATGTTGCTTCGAAACTGCTCTTCCGGAATGGGCAATCCACGACAGTAGGAATGGCCGATGGTTCGGTTCGAATGATCGACAAGAATCTCTCCGCCAGAACATGGCATTTACTCATTAATCCGGCTGATGGAGAAGTTTTGAATCTCGATGCGCGTGATACTCCGGAACGGAGCTTCCCTAAACCCCCTGTTCCGAAGAAGCAGTAATTACCGGCTTAGAATTTTCTCGTGATCAACGAGACACGGGAAGAGTTACTCAGGAGCAGACCTGGGCGACTCTTCCCGTGTCTCGTTTAGAACCTGGTACTAATCCTTCTTCAGTTCCGGCATCGGCTTATAATCGGTCGGTATTGTCGTATCGAAGAGCTTCGGATCGAGTTCCTCGTCGAACCCAAGATAAGTGGCCGTCGCCGTATACTGCTTATCGCCCATCTTCGAGATCACCCGAGAACGAATTGGCATATCAGTTTTCGGATCGATCCAGATCTTCAGATCCGCAGTGATTTTCATGCCGGGTACGTCAACCCCTTTCATCTCGTAAACTTTAGTTTTCCTTCCGTCCAGATACTCATCCGGTAACCCCTGCACTTTGTCATCACTGGGGATTTTGAATTGTTCCAGAGTTCCTTTTACACTCTTGGTGACACTTTTGATCATCTCATCCTTTTCCGGATCGAGAAGTCGGTAAGTCTTCATACCTTTGAACAGCACAATCCCTTTCCCATCGCCTTTGTTATTGATGACGACCACCAGACCGGCCGGTTCCACTTCGGAACGCATTTTCCCTTCCGACATGTAACTGCGAGAAGTCATTTTGTTCTTGGTGCCATCATCGAGTTCGACAATCATTCGAATCGACTTCGCCTGATCGAGCTTTCGAATCGATTTCTTCAGGTCGTCCGCCGCGGATCGACCCGAAGTCATTACAAAGATCACCAGTACGGCCGCAATCGTGGAGACTGAGAAGCCTCCGAATTTCAAAATACGCATGATCTGTTTCCTCCTCTTTTGTTTGGAAACCAATTCCTCGGGCAGAAGGACGTTCTGTCGAGGATTCAACGCGGCGACAGTCGCCGCGATTAAAATCTCGTCGGGTCCAACCGGAATCGGCGTTTCTCTCAAAGCGTTCATCGCCGCATTCAAGGGATCTTCCGGTAATTCATTCTGGGGTTTCAAGGGGTTCCTCTCTTCTCTCCCTGCGGGTCGAAAGCCGCCAGCTTGGCTTTCAAGTCCTGTCTGGCCCGATGAAGCAGCACTCCGAGATTTACCACGGTCACATCCAAACTTTTGGCCGCCTCCGCATAACTCAAACCTTCGAGTTGAACGAGCGTAAAACTCGCCGCGTGCAACGGAGGAATTTCGGTCAGCGCCTGCCGCAGCCGATGGGCGAATTCATTGTTCTCAACCACATCCATCGGGGTAGCGAACCGACCGTCTACGCAATCGTCGGGTAACGCTTCGGCCCGCCGCCAGCGATAACGAGTGCGCAACATATCCAGCGAACGCAATGTGGCGAGTCGCTGCAGGGCAGCCGGCCAGTCACTAATCGGAGCCTTTTGATGCCATTCGAACGCCGCGAGGAAGCTCTGCTGGAAGCAATCTCGCGCATCCGCATCGTGATTGAGCAGCCGATACACAATTCGCCAGACGATGGGTCCATGCTGGCGAATGATTGAATTCCAATCGGTCATTCGCTTCTCAATATCCGAACAGGTTGAATTTCATGCCATACTAGTCGATGAGAGTCCAGAGATCCTTACAAGAATTTCAGACGACTTGTAAACAGAGGGGAATCGAAAAATGGAACTTAATTAGGGCTTTATCAGGTAAAAGTGCGGCGGAGCAGACGCCCCCGCCGGGGAAATTTAGGCCAGCAGTTCTTTGATGACGTTGCCGTGTACGTCAGTGAGGCGATAGTCCCGACCCTGAAAGCGGTAGGTCAGCCGGGTATGATCGAAACCGAGTTGATGGAGCAGAGTCGCATTCAAATCGTGCACATGGACGATATTCTCGACGCCATTGAAGCCCAGTTCGTCCGTCTGGCCATGCATATAGCCGGCCTTAAACCCACCGCCAGCCACCCAGAGGGTGAAGCAGCGGTTGTGATGGTCTCGGCCATCGTTACCGCCCTGCACCATCGGTGTCCGACCAAACTCACCGCCCCAAATGACAATGGTATCCTGCAGCAATCCACGTTGTTTCAGATCGCTCACCAAAGCGGCACTGGCCTGATCGGTATCCTTGGCGTTGCGCTTGACCCCATTGACTAAATCGGAATGCTGATCCCAGACTTCGTGGAAGAGCTGAACGAATCGGACGCCGCGCTCGATCAAACGACGGGCTAACAGACAGTTACGGGCATAGCTGGCTTCGTTAGGATCCTTGATGCCATATTTTTGTAGCGTCTCTTTCGATTCGCTGGCGAGATTCATCAGATCGGGGGCACTGGTCTGAAGTCGGAACGCCATTTCGTAGCTCTGGATGCGTGCTTCGATCTCGGGATCATGTACCGATTTCATCGACAGTTCATTGAGCCGGTTCAACGAATCGAGAGAAGATCGCTGGGCATCGGTATCCACCCCTTTGGGATTGGAGAGATAGAGTACCGGATCGCCCGCCGAGCGCAGCGGTACCCCGGCGTAGAGTGTGGGCAGGAAACCGCTACCGTAGTTGCTGGCCCCGCCACTGGTACCCTTCGCACTGGTCAATACCACAAAGCCGGGTAGATCTGCCGATTCACTGCCCAGGCCGTACAGGGTCCAGGAGCCAAAACTGGGTCGGCCAAACTGCTGAGAGCCGGTGTTCATCAGAATCTGCGCGGGGGCATGGTTGACTGCATCGGTCTGCATCGTTCGAATCAGGCAGATTTCATCGGCGATCTGGGCCGTATGCGGCAGAACTTCGCTGAATTCCAGACCACTTTTCCCATGTTTTTGAAACTTGAACTTCGGGCCTAAAAGAGCCGATTTCGGATTGATGAAGGCCGCTCGATAGTTCTTCAAAAGATCCGGCGGCGGTAGCTGCCCATTCCGCTTAGCCAATTCTGGCTTATTCTCAAAGAGCTCCAACTGACTGGGAGCGCCGGCCTGGAATAAATAGATCACTCGCTTGGCTTTTGCCGGGAAGTGAGGCGACTTCGGCGCCAGAGGATTCTTGGCATTATCCGCCTGAGACTCCCCGGCCAGCATAGAATTCGCGGCGATCGCTCCTAAGCCCAGTCCGCATTGCTTCAGGAACCAGCGTCTTCTGAGCAAATTTAAATCTGTGTCAAAATTCGAATTCATGGCTCTATTCCTTGTGCGGGGTGGGCTTAATTTTTACTAATGGTTTCATCCAGGTTCAAAAGAACTCGCGAAACCAGCGTCCACGCAGCAGCATCTTGTGGGGTAACTTTTTCCGGAAGACTCGGCAATTTGGCGGAATCCCCGGTCAGGATTTCGCGCGGATTCAGCCAACCCTCCGCCAGGCGCTGCCTTTGATGTTGAATCAGGCGCTCGACTTCCGCTTTTTCCTCTGGTGTCGGTTTCCGCGAAGTGCAAAGCAAAAACGCATGATCGATTCGAGTTGCATCATTCGTTCCCCCCTCTTTCAAAACGCGGAGGGCCATCGCTTGGGCAGCCTCGACAAAGATCGGCTCGTTGAGTCCCGTAAGTGCCGCAAGCGGGGTATTGGAACGGATTCGCCGGGCGCAGGAAAAATCCCCATTGGGCCCATCGAAATTCGACAACACCGGATCGGGCATCGACCGTTTTCTGAACATGTAAACCGAGCGCCGGTAGCGTTCCGGACCCGTCGCCGGATTCCAGTAGCCAGGATATGTATAGTTGTAATCGAGCACATTTTTCGGCACCGGCGGAATCACGGAAGGTCCGCCCAGTTTGTTGGTCAATAATCCCGAAGCCGTCAGAGCAATATCCCGTACCACTTCGGCGTCAGCCCGAAATCTTGGCCCGCGCGCCAGTAAACGATTGCGGGGATCTTTTTCCATCAACAGCGGCGTTAAAGCCGAGGATTGCTGGTAGGTGGCACTGCTAAGAATGGTTCGAATTAAGTGCTTCCGACTCCAATTATGCTCCATGAAATCGACCGCCAGCCAATCGAGAAGATCACGGTATTCCGGAATCGGCGCACGGGTGCCAAAGTCTTCGGAAGTCTCTACGAGTCCCGTACCGAAAATGGCCTGCCAGGTTTGATTCACGGCAACTCGGGCCGTCAACGGAGATCGCGAATCGGCCAGCCAGCGGGCGAACCCGAGCCGATTTCGCGGCGCATCTGCCGGGAAAGAATGGAGAGCCTCCGGTGTGATTGGTGTAACGACCTCTCGAGGTTGATCCCACTCACCGCGATTCAAAAGATGGGTTACTCGTTGATTTTCGGTTTCCCGCTCGGCCAGATGCAGAATGGAAGTCGGTGCGGCCGGTAACGATTTGTAAAGCCCAGCAATTTCCTCATTAATTGCCTTCAAATCAGGCTGCGATTTTCGCCAGGCGGTGAAGATGACATCTGTATCCCCCGTTGTTCGTTTCGCAACAGGTTTGTGAAGTGCCAGGATCGCAGCCTGATCGATAGCCGGGGCTTTGGGAGTACCGGCGTTGGTAATACTGATGCGGGCACAACCGATCATCGCGCCCATTCGCCAAGCCACCTTCATCTGCGTCCCTTCTGGGAACTGCAGAGGTTTTTCAAATTGCACGACGGCTACACTCGGTTGATTTCGCAATCCCTGGCCGCGATCCGAATTCCAGGTGGTGTCCTCCCGACCATCGATGATATAGCCGACGGAGCCGCTGGCATTTTTACCATCGGCCGGCTTGTTATCCGCTGCGGAGTAATCGGCCGAGGCGTTGGCCAGTTTCTGTTTCTCCCAATTCGTGCCGTCCGGTTTCTTGATAAACACTTCTAATTCCCGCAGATTCCAGGTGCCCTGGCTGCTTCGTCCAGGACCGTTGTGGGGCAGATCGCGATGAGTCAAAACTTCGAACTGCAGGCCGGTCACACCATCGAGCTTGGGCGATGCGATCAGGAACACATCATCGCTCGGATGGCCCTTCATCAATAATGACTTGTCCGCCTCTTGAGTTGGGTGATTCAGACCGCTGATGCTCCCGAGTTCGATGGCCTCTAAAGGTTTCCAATCGGTGAAGCGGGAGGAAACTTCCTGGCTCCATTTGTTCAGTTCCGATTCCCATTGCCGGCGCTGCTGACGAATCCGAGATTCCGCCATCTGGATTTTCTTGCGGATTTCTTCGATCTGTTTAAGCTGATCCGCTGTGTAAACCCAGGATTGCGCTTCGTAAGTGTTGTTCAAAAAGGCCATCAGTCCGTAGTAGTCGTGGTGGGTGATCGGATCGAACTTGTGAGTATGACACTGAGCACACTGGGTGCTCATTCCCAAAACCGCTTTTCCGATACAGTCGATGCGGTCGAACATTTCCACCATGCGAAACTGTTCCGGGACGATGGCGCCTTCTTCATTGATCATGCTGTTGCGCAGAAATCCCGTGGCAATAAGCTGCTGTTGGGTGGCATTGGGTAAAAGATCTCCAGCGACCTGCTCGATGATGAATTTGTCGTAAGGCATATCGGTGTTCAACGACTCGATCACCCAGTCTCGCCATTTCCACATGTCCCGAGGCATATCTTTCTCATAGCCGTTAGTATCGGAATACCGGGCCAGATCGAGCCAGTGGCGAGCCCATTTTTCACCGTATCTTTCGCTCTGCAAAAGTTTTTCGATCGTGGCGTTCAGGCCTTCTTTTTCAAAGGCGGTCAGTTCCGCGGGCGAAGGCGGTAGTCCAATCAGATCGAGATAAATTCGTCGGCACAAAGCAGCGGAATTCGCTGGAGGAGAAGGCCGCAGTTTTTCGGTTAGCAGCCGGGCTCGGACAAACGCATCAATGGGCGAACCTGTTTCACCGCCGGGCAGCGGAGACTTCTTTGGCGTAGTGAAGGCCCAATGCTTTTCGTACTTGGCTCCTTCGACAATCCATTGTTTAAGAATCTGAAGCTGGGCCGGGCTGAGCGTTTTTTTCTCACTGCGCGGCGGCATCACCTTCTCTTCTTCTTTGCTGGTGATGCGCAGGTAGAGTTCGCTCTTCTCTGGATGGCCGGGAACCAGAGTGGGTTCTCCGGACTCCCCGCCTTTTAATACGGCGGCTCCATCATCGAGTCGAAGATTGGCTTTGCGATGCTTCGCGTCGATCCCATGGCAGGCCACGCAGAATTCCGAGAGGATCGGCTGAACGTCCTTCTGAAAATCCACGGGTGGTGCTGCGCGAACGGGAGCGTCCGTTAGAAGCGTCAGGCCCAGAATGGCCCAAAAAATTCGGAGAGTTGGCATTGCGAATGCCTCGATTAAGTGAAGTCGAGTGAAAAACGTATCCCGGTCAGGCGAGTCCAGGAAATTCGGTCAGACGTTGTGTACGTCGCGGTGTGATTTCTTGTAACACTATTCTACGACGGACGATCAGAAAGTCATTCATTTCCCGTGATGCCAGTACGATAGCGTCCGAGCTCGTCCTTGAGTTCCCATTCTGTTTTTTTCGATTTTCCCAATATTTTTTTGAAGTAAACGCGATGCGGCTGGCACAGAATAGATAGACGAAAATTGACTCGATAAACGAGCTTACATGTCTGATTCATCGGTTAAGACGGCCATCTTCGAACTTCGCCGATTATTGGAAAAAGATGCCGCGACTCACTTGAGTGATCACCGGCTTCTCGATCTGTTTTTTCAGCGAAACGACGAGGTCGCATTTGAAATCCTGCTCAAGCGTCACGGTTCCATGGTCTGGTCCGTCGCGCGTCGACTGCTGACGCGTACCCAGGACGCCGAGGATGCCTTTCAAGCGGCTTTCCTCGCTCTGATCAAGCAGGGAAAAAAAATTCGATCGAAGGAATCGATTGGCGGTTGGCTCTATCGAGTAGTGAGCCGAATCGCGCGAAATCTGCAAACACAGAATCGACCGCTGCCGCTACTCACCGAGCCGACTGTGGAACCGAAATCTCTGTTTGAGGAAAAAGATCTTTGGAATGCCGTGTACGAAGAGATCGAAAGGCTTCCCCAAAAGCAACGGGCGGCATTTATTATGTGTGTCCTTGAGGGAAGGTCGAACCTCGAAGCGGCCCGGGAAATCGGCTGTCCCAAGGGAACGATAGACTCTCGATTAAGTACAGCCCGGCATAATCTCCTGGATCGACTGAAGAAACGTGGCATTAACCCGGAAACCGTCTTGGCGCTCCCCACTTTGCTGGTGGCAAACGCGGCCATTGCTTCGGCTCCAGCAGTATTGATGCGAACTACCCTAACTTTGATATCGCGAATTGTCGCGGGAGAAATAATAAGTTCCGCAACCGTACCCGTAATCCTGTCTGAAGGAGTTTTGAACACCATGATTACAGTAAAGATTAAAGCCTTGGCTCTGGTTCTTGGGCTCGTTCTCTTCAGCGGCGCAGGCGCTGCCATCGCGTGGAATCCTTCGGACTCGCCTCAGGATACAAAGTCGAAAGAGAAAGCGACTTTGTCGAGTGCCAGCGAGGTCGCGAAGAGTAACAAAACCGATATTCAACCAGGAACAAATCCGGGCCAAACCCCAGAGATGGTCAAGAAGTCCGCGTGGGAAACGTTGCAGACGAAGCTTCCTCTAGATCAACCCTTCGAAGGATCGCTAGTCGAATTCCTGGCGATCTTGGGAAAACTCGCAGAAACAAAGATTTATTGGGACTACGAAGCCTTCTCACGTGTGAATTGGCCTATTTGGAAAAGCGAGCAGTTGAACATCGTCATACCGCAACTTAATGCCGATGTCAAACTTGACGAAGTTCTTCGAATTGTCACTAGCCAAATAAAACTCTCCGAAAATGCGCAAGGACTTCAAGTCACCTACCGTATCAAACATAACAAGATTTATCTGGTACCCAAGTTTCACGATAACGCGGGACAACTCGATCCGGATAGCAAAGATCCCCCTCGCTACACTGTCAAAGAGTTTTCGGAACCGACCTACATTCACCGATCTTCCGACAAAGCAGTTTGGACTCTTTCGGAAACGATCCAAGCCATTAAGGATGCGACGGGAACAAATATTGTTGTGGATCCGGCCGCCGAGAAATATTTGGAGGCCAGAGTCGCTCTCAATTTTCAAAATGTTCCAGTCTTAACCGCCGTTTTTACAACGGTGCAATGCGGTACCGATCTCGATGTCGTGATTATGGATAATCTCCTCTTTATTACTACCGTCCAGAAGGCGGAATCACTACGAACTAAATTTAAAAGTCTGGAAAAGCAGGAGAAGAAAATGCTGCCTCCGCAAACATTCGAGAATAAAGCCTGATCGACACTCGAACTTAAACTTTCCTTAGGCACGGTCGGCCACCTTTTCCGTGCCTATACTCTCGCAACCTCCTTTCGATTTCATCTCATTCCGGCGATCCGCTAGAATGAGATTCCCTGGCAGATGTGCCGCTAGGGTCCACGAAAGGAATTCCTTCCCGCTATGACTTCTCCGGATACGCCCGCCGCCCCACTCACTTCGGCTCTACCGACCGAGTCCGGTAAAAAGTTACTCCCCTGGCTCGTGGCCGTAGCCTTTTTCATGGAGGCGCTGGACACCACCATATTAAGCACGGCGGTTCCTTCCATAGCCGAGGCTCTTGAGGTTACACCGCTCAGTATGAAAGCGGTAATGGCCAGCTATACGCTCAGTCTGGCTGTGTTCATTCCCATCAGCGGTTGGATGGCGGATCGCTTTGGAACCCGACGCGTTTTCGCGTCGGCGATTGCGACTTTCACCCTCGGCTCTTTTCTTTGTGGCATCTGCTCGAGTATTCATGCCCTAGTCGCCTGCCGCATTCTCCAGGGGTGTGGCGGAGCCCTGATGCTTCCCGTCGGCCGATTGACGATGGTCCGCACCTTCGCCAAATCGGAGTTGATTCGAGCAATGACCTTCGTGGCCATACCGGGATTGATCGGCCCCATGCTCGGCCCATTCGCCGGTGGGCTAATTGTCGCTTATTTCCACTGGAGCGTAATTTTTTTCGTCAATATCCCGATTGGCTTGGTCGGTTTGTACATGGTTTACCGCCATCTGCCCAACTACAGCCAACCGAAAACTCCGCCGTTGGATTTTCTGGGGCTGGTTCTGTTCGGGACCGGGGTTGCCCTGCTTTCCTACGTTCTCGAAGTGTTTGGCGAGCATACCCTGACGAACCTGCAGATGCTGATTCTCGCGGGGGTCTCGCTGCTTTTACTCACCGCATATGGTTTTCACGCCCGCCGTACGCCGTTCCCGCTGCTTCGAATGAACCTGTTCGGCATTCGAACTTTCCGGATCTCAGTCATTGGAAGTTTCATCACTCGATTGGGAATTGGCGGCATCCCGTTTCTATTTCCCTTGCTCTATCAGGTTGGGCTAGGCTTCTCGCCGGTACAATCGGGCCTGATGATGATGCCGCAGGCGCTGGCGGCAATGAGCTTAAAAGTGGTGATGCCCAAAATCCTCGCCCGCATCGGTTACAAGCGGGTACTCCAAACGAACACGATTATTTTGGGTTTGATGATTTTGCTCTTCGCCACCATTAATGCTGATACTCCGGTCTGGCTATTAATTATCCAAGCCTTCGTTTATGGGTTTTTCACTTCAATGCAGTACACCAGCATGAATACCCTGGTTTATGCGGATGTCACAGATGAGCAGACCAGCAGCGCCAGTACGATTGCCAGCACCATGCAGCAAATGGCCATCAGTTTCGGGGTGGCGGCCGCTTCGGTCACCACGGCCATTTTCATAATGGATCGCTATCACGCGAATTCTGCGGAGATGATTCAGGGAATTCACAAGGCATTTCTCGTGCTGGGAAGTTGGACGATCGTCTCCTCGTTGCTGTTTTTAAACTTGAAGGGTACCGATGGGGAATCGGTGAGTCAGCATAAGACCGAAGAAACGCACGGCTAGACTGTCAACGGTTCGATTCTCGCGGGTGTGAAAGGTTCACCGGTATGGCGATTGCGAAGATTGCTCAGAAACTGTCGGGTACTTTTTTCCCAGGTGAAAGTTTGGGCATGCCGGAGACAGGCTTCGGGACTCGCCGTCTTTAAAGCCTGCTCAATGGCCAAAGCCAGATTGTCATTCAGCGCCCCGGTGCCCGGTTCTGTAATCACATCCACCGGTCCAATCACGGGATAAGCCGCAACAGGCACGCCGCAGGCCAGACTTTCGATCATCACCAGGCCGAATGTATCTGTATGGCTGGGAAAAACGAAACAATCCGCCTGCGAATACATTTCCGCGAGAGCTTCCCCCCGTCGATAACCGACAAAAATCGCCTTCTGAAAATCGTGCTGCAGCTTAGAGCGATGCGGACCATCACCGACCACAACCTTGGTCCCCGGAACATCGGCTTTCAGAAAAGCTTCAATATTTTTTTCCTTGGAGACCCTTCCCACATACATCAAAACGGGTTTGGGCCAGCTATGCGTTTTTTCTCGCTGGTAAAAGAGACTCAGATTCACCCCCCTCGACCAGCGATTCAATTCTGGAAGAAATCGCCTCAGGCGAAGTTCCTGTTCCAGACTGGGAGTA
The genomic region above belongs to Telmatocola sphagniphila and contains:
- a CDS encoding PSD1 and planctomycete cytochrome C domain-containing protein; amino-acid sequence: MPTLRIFWAILGLTLLTDAPVRAAPPVDFQKDVQPILSEFCVACHGIDAKHRKANLRLDDGAAVLKGGESGEPTLVPGHPEKSELYLRITSKEEEKVMPPRSEKKTLSPAQLQILKQWIVEGAKYEKHWAFTTPKKSPLPGGETGSPIDAFVRARLLTEKLRPSPPANSAALCRRIYLDLIGLPPSPAELTAFEKEGLNATIEKLLQSERYGEKWARHWLDLARYSDTNGYEKDMPRDMWKWRDWVIESLNTDMPYDKFIIEQVAGDLLPNATQQQLIATGFLRNSMINEEGAIVPEQFRMVEMFDRIDCIGKAVLGMSTQCAQCHTHKFDPITHHDYYGLMAFLNNTYEAQSWVYTADQLKQIEEIRKKIQMAESRIRQQRRQWESELNKWSQEVSSRFTDWKPLEAIELGSISGLNHPTQEADKSLLMKGHPSDDVFLIASPKLDGVTGLQFEVLTHRDLPHNGPGRSSQGTWNLRELEVFIKKPDGTNWEKQKLANASADYSAADNKPADGKNASGSVGYIIDGREDTTWNSDRGQGLRNQPSVAVVQFEKPLQFPEGTQMKVAWRMGAMIGCARISITNAGTPKAPAIDQAAILALHKPVAKRTTGDTDVIFTAWRKSQPDLKAINEEIAGLYKSLPAAPTSILHLAERETENQRVTHLLNRGEWDQPREVVTPITPEALHSFPADAPRNRLGFARWLADSRSPLTARVAVNQTWQAIFGTGLVETSEDFGTRAPIPEYRDLLDWLAVDFMEHNWSRKHLIRTILSSATYQQSSALTPLLMEKDPRNRLLARGPRFRADAEVVRDIALTASGLLTNKLGGPSVIPPVPKNVLDYNYTYPGYWNPATGPERYRRSVYMFRKRSMPDPVLSNFDGPNGDFSCARRIRSNTPLAALTGLNEPIFVEAAQAMALRVLKEGGTNDATRIDHAFLLCTSRKPTPEEKAEVERLIQHQRQRLAEGWLNPREILTGDSAKLPSLPEKVTPQDAAAWTLVSRVLLNLDETISKN
- a CDS encoding DHA2 family efflux MFS transporter permease subunit is translated as MTSPDTPAAPLTSALPTESGKKLLPWLVAVAFFMEALDTTILSTAVPSIAEALEVTPLSMKAVMASYTLSLAVFIPISGWMADRFGTRRVFASAIATFTLGSFLCGICSSIHALVACRILQGCGGALMLPVGRLTMVRTFAKSELIRAMTFVAIPGLIGPMLGPFAGGLIVAYFHWSVIFFVNIPIGLVGLYMVYRHLPNYSQPKTPPLDFLGLVLFGTGVALLSYVLEVFGEHTLTNLQMLILAGVSLLLLTAYGFHARRTPFPLLRMNLFGIRTFRISVIGSFITRLGIGGIPFLFPLLYQVGLGFSPVQSGLMMMPQALAAMSLKVVMPKILARIGYKRVLQTNTIILGLMILLFATINADTPVWLLIIQAFVYGFFTSMQYTSMNTLVYADVTDEQTSSASTIASTMQQMAISFGVAAASVTTAIFIMDRYHANSAEMIQGIHKAFLVLGSWTIVSSLLFLNLKGTDGESVSQHKTEETHG
- a CDS encoding glycosyltransferase family 4 protein produces the protein MTSRLKILIATDAWKPQVNGVVRTLTTTSELLRSWGHEVEVVEPSQFKTFAIPFYPEIPLSFATINHLVQRIRKFHPDAIHISTEGPIGLAARAICIRRKWKFTTSYHTKFPEYLKKMLFLPLAGGYSYMRRFHSRSSGIMVATPSLEQELRLRRFLPELNRWSRGVNLSLFYQREKTHSWPKPVLMYVGRVSKEKNIEAFLKADVPGTKVVVGDGPHRSKLQHDFQKAIFVGYRRGEALAEMYSQADCFVFPSHTDTFGLVMIESLACGVPVAAYPVIGPVDVITEPGTGALNDNLALAIEQALKTASPEACLRHAQTFTWEKSTRQFLSNLRNRHTGEPFTPARIEPLTV
- a CDS encoding RNA polymerase sigma factor; amino-acid sequence: MSDSSVKTAIFELRRLLEKDAATHLSDHRLLDLFFQRNDEVAFEILLKRHGSMVWSVARRLLTRTQDAEDAFQAAFLALIKQGKKIRSKESIGGWLYRVVSRIARNLQTQNRPLPLLTEPTVEPKSLFEEKDLWNAVYEEIERLPQKQRAAFIMCVLEGRSNLEAAREIGCPKGTIDSRLSTARHNLLDRLKKRGINPETVLALPTLLVANAAIASAPAVLMRTTLTLISRIVAGEIISSATVPVILSEGVLNTMITVKIKALALVLGLVLFSGAGAAIAWNPSDSPQDTKSKEKATLSSASEVAKSNKTDIQPGTNPGQTPEMVKKSAWETLQTKLPLDQPFEGSLVEFLAILGKLAETKIYWDYEAFSRVNWPIWKSEQLNIVIPQLNADVKLDEVLRIVTSQIKLSENAQGLQVTYRIKHNKIYLVPKFHDNAGQLDPDSKDPPRYTVKEFSEPTYIHRSSDKAVWTLSETIQAIKDATGTNIVVDPAAEKYLEARVALNFQNVPVLTAVFTTVQCGTDLDVVIMDNLLFITTVQKAESLRTKFKSLEKQEKKMLPPQTFENKA